A window of Bifidobacteriaceae bacterium genomic DNA:
CAGGCCGGGGACGCGGTGATCGCGCCGTCGCCGACAAAGCGTCTGATCGCCCAGGTGGCGGCCGCCACCCCGCCGGATCCGCGCGACATTGCCGCCTTCGACGACCTGACGGAACGCGAGGTGGAGGTCCTGGTCCAGATGGCCCAGGGGCTTTCCAACCAAGAGATCGCCGCCGCCCTCCACGTCGCGGAGACCACCGTCAAGACCCACGTGGGGCGCATCTTGATGAAGCTGGAGGCTCGCGACCGTGTCCAGGCGGTCGTCGCGGCCTACCGCGGCGGTTTGGTGCAGCGGTATTCGTAGCGGCACGGCCTTTTGCGCGGGCCGTTGGGAGGGCAAGCGCCCGATGCCGTCATCCCCCGGTAGGAGGTAAAGCCCCGACCACGGCACGATCCGCCCGCCTCGCCGACCCGGTAACTTCTAGGGCATGCAGCAAGAGACTTCCCACCGCGAGGGGCCGGCCGTCGCCGCCCGCGGGCTCACCAAGATCTACGGCGCGGGTGAAGCCCGAGTGTTAGCGCTCGACTCCGTTGACGTTGACTTCGCCGCCCACTGCTTCACCGCGATCATGGGGCCGTCCGGCTCCGGCAAGTCGACGCTGCTGAATCTGCTGGCGGGGCTGGACACGCCGACCAGC
This region includes:
- a CDS encoding response regulator transcription factor, whose translation is QAGDAVIAPSPTKRLIAQVAAATPPDPRDIAAFDDLTEREVEVLVQMAQGLSNQEIAAALHVAETTVKTHVGRILMKLEARDRVQAVVAAYRGGLVQRYS